The following coding sequences lie in one Lysobacter capsici genomic window:
- a CDS encoding M23 family metallopeptidase, protein MRLGFAALAALAATMLLSPVQIVFAQQTSAVAGSTPADARIVFPSSVSQGGLVIGKVPPGSVVRYGERRLRTTAYGTVVFGVGRDATGPLSVQVEIAPGRVQTATIAVTKRDFPTEYINGVPPKTVNPPPEIAARIEREQAQVVAARARDDDRADFAQPFIWPVQGRISGRFGNQRVYNGQKGSGHSGMDIAAPTGTAIKAPAAGVITFVGPDLYLTGGTVLLDHGHGVSSNFLHMSRIDVKVGDRVTQGQVIGAVGATGRATGPHLHWGMNWFDVRIDPLLVLERAQAAQAGKSEP, encoded by the coding sequence ATGAGGTTGGGTTTCGCCGCGCTCGCGGCGCTTGCCGCGACGATGCTGTTGTCGCCGGTGCAGATCGTGTTTGCGCAGCAGACGTCTGCGGTCGCGGGTTCTACCCCGGCCGATGCGAGAATCGTTTTTCCTTCGTCGGTATCGCAAGGTGGGTTGGTGATCGGCAAGGTGCCGCCGGGCAGCGTGGTGCGTTACGGCGAGCGCCGCTTGCGCACCACTGCCTACGGCACCGTGGTGTTCGGCGTGGGCCGCGATGCGACCGGGCCGTTGAGCGTGCAGGTCGAGATCGCCCCGGGCCGCGTGCAGACCGCGACCATCGCGGTGACCAAGCGCGATTTCCCGACCGAATACATCAACGGCGTGCCGCCCAAAACGGTCAATCCGCCGCCGGAGATCGCCGCGCGGATCGAACGCGAGCAGGCGCAGGTAGTGGCCGCGCGCGCGCGCGACGACGACCGCGCCGATTTCGCCCAGCCCTTCATCTGGCCGGTGCAGGGCCGCATCAGCGGCCGCTTCGGCAACCAGCGCGTCTACAACGGCCAGAAAGGCTCCGGCCATTCGGGCATGGACATTGCCGCGCCCACCGGCACCGCGATCAAGGCCCCGGCCGCGGGCGTGATCACCTTCGTCGGCCCGGATCTGTACCTGACCGGCGGCACGGTGTTGCTCGATCACGGCCACGGCGTGAGTTCGAATTTCCTGCACATGTCGCGGATCGACGTGAAGGTCGGCGACCGGGTCACGCAGGGCCAAGTGATCGGCGCGGTCGGCGCCACCGGCCGCGCGACCGGGCCGCATCTGCATTGGGGGATGAACTGGTTCGACGTGCGGATCGATCCGCTGCTGGTGCTGGAGCGTGCGCAGGCGGCGCAGGCGGGCAAGAGCGAGCCTTGA
- a CDS encoding sensor domain-containing diguanylate cyclase: MGKPWRRGWQSLLVLLGMWVVAAIASAQAVSLSSVAQSASQAASSSSGHLPYDPSGYRPPSLSLARLGQDPVPARVLAGEFDSRFEAVSGHEIWAPKRQPVWWRVTLNEDVAAVDSPQLTINRPYRREIELWRPGDDVPLRRSIYGPDTDLNHSTRMIVFPLPHGLHKGDSLYLRVLATDVLPSDVVIQPLAKVQREDMLHVGLRSVVLTAMGVVAVLAFGFWAGLRERGYAYLGLTLVLQILTLTADGGEMRVIPWLNQIAPDSRTNIVLNTAAVLASIRFLVFFLGLRTTQPKVAQILDWLSVSLGGLLLVSLFRTWKYSALYGNLNLLLVIALVLYCAAVAVWRRQREAYFLLLAWLPLMSLLVALVGAHHQWWPEYHWLEYAFPVGLAFGGLGLLLGLTSKLQQLRRDRDTANRLATYDSLTGAMTRAAISQSLRQAVESAQRSRRPLSVVFFDIDHFKRINDEHGHRVGDETLRIVSLRTRNRLRAYDLFGRYGGDEVLVVLADTFLRDAVRVAEHLRESVSGSPLSIDGRLLPVSLSLGVAELLPGETPEQLLERADAALYASKSAGRDRVTGHSPEAEREVVT, encoded by the coding sequence ATGGGGAAACCCTGGCGTCGTGGCTGGCAGAGCCTATTGGTTCTGCTGGGAATGTGGGTGGTGGCGGCGATCGCGTCGGCGCAGGCCGTAAGCCTGTCTTCGGTGGCTCAATCCGCATCGCAAGCCGCATCTTCCTCCTCCGGCCACCTTCCGTACGATCCCTCCGGTTACCGTCCCCCGTCGCTGAGCCTGGCGCGGCTGGGGCAGGACCCGGTGCCCGCGCGCGTGCTCGCGGGCGAATTCGACAGCCGCTTCGAAGCGGTGTCGGGGCACGAAATCTGGGCGCCCAAGCGCCAGCCGGTGTGGTGGCGGGTCACCCTCAACGAGGACGTGGCCGCGGTCGATTCGCCGCAGCTGACCATCAACCGCCCGTACCGGCGCGAGATCGAGTTGTGGCGTCCCGGCGACGACGTGCCGCTGCGCCGCTCGATCTACGGCCCCGACACCGACCTCAACCATTCCACCCGCATGATCGTGTTCCCGTTGCCGCACGGGCTGCACAAGGGCGATTCGCTGTACCTGCGCGTGCTCGCCACCGACGTGCTGCCCTCGGACGTGGTGATCCAGCCGCTGGCCAAGGTCCAGCGCGAGGACATGCTGCATGTCGGCCTGCGCAGCGTGGTGCTGACCGCGATGGGCGTGGTCGCGGTGCTCGCGTTCGGTTTCTGGGCCGGCCTGCGCGAACGCGGCTATGCCTACCTGGGCCTGACCTTGGTATTGCAGATCCTCACCCTGACCGCCGACGGCGGCGAGATGCGGGTGATCCCCTGGCTCAACCAGATCGCGCCCGACAGCCGCACCAACATCGTGCTCAACACCGCCGCGGTGCTCGCGAGCATCCGCTTCCTGGTGTTCTTCCTCGGCCTGCGCACCACCCAGCCGAAGGTCGCGCAGATCCTCGACTGGCTCAGCGTCTCGCTCGGCGGCCTGCTGCTGGTGTCGCTGTTCCGCACCTGGAAGTACAGCGCGCTGTACGGCAACCTCAACCTGCTGCTGGTGATCGCGCTGGTGCTGTACTGCGCCGCGGTCGCGGTGTGGCGGCGTCAGCGCGAAGCCTATTTCCTGCTGCTGGCGTGGTTGCCGCTGATGTCGCTGCTGGTCGCCCTGGTCGGCGCGCACCATCAGTGGTGGCCGGAGTACCACTGGCTCGAATACGCGTTCCCGGTCGGCCTGGCGTTCGGCGGCCTGGGGCTGCTGCTCGGCCTGACCTCGAAACTGCAACAGCTGCGCCGCGACCGCGACACCGCCAATCGCCTGGCCACCTACGACAGCCTGACCGGCGCGATGACCCGCGCGGCGATTTCGCAGAGCCTGCGCCAGGCGGTCGAGAGCGCGCAGCGCTCGCGCCGGCCGTTGTCGGTGGTGTTCTTCGACATCGATCACTTCAAGCGCATCAACGACGAACACGGCCACCGCGTCGGCGACGAAACCCTGCGCATCGTCTCGCTGCGCACGCGCAACCGCCTGCGCGCCTACGACCTGTTCGGCCGCTACGGCGGCGACGAGGTGCTGGTGGTGCTGGCCGATACGTTCCTGCGCGATGCGGTGCGGGTCGCCGAGCACCTGCGCGAATCGGTCAGCGGCAGCCCCTTGTCGATCGATGGCCGCCTGCTGCCGGTCAGCCTGAGCCTGGGCGTGGCCGAGCTGTTGCCCGGCGAAACGCCCGAGCAGTTGCTCGAACGCGCCGACGCGGCCTTGTACGCGAGCAAGTCGGCCGGTCGCGACCGGGTCACCGGACACAGCCCGGAAGCCGAGCGCGAGGTGGTGACGTGA
- a CDS encoding phytoene/squalene synthase family protein, which translates to MAGDAMSATAAPAGDEQALHDFAGKWRARWPEWSVAEVFVPRAQRATAVAWAALQQELTDAAWGGSDALPGEAKLGWWMEELQGWRQGRRRHPLGLALQRQAAPWQALAAALPALRDSRERPGDRGEAFDHLLPVAEAIGAIDAALFEPVPGQLAEAAVPAIQSSLLEARLVLQGDAAVPLSVVARAMARPGEGAAAEWSRELLAQWPDRGGATVPRRLWTALAHTRLQRGDAARPLSPWTALLAAWRGARN; encoded by the coding sequence ATGGCCGGCGACGCGATGAGCGCGACCGCGGCGCCCGCCGGGGACGAGCAGGCGCTGCACGATTTCGCGGGCAAATGGCGCGCGCGCTGGCCGGAATGGTCGGTGGCCGAAGTGTTCGTGCCGCGCGCCCAGCGCGCCACCGCGGTGGCCTGGGCGGCGCTGCAACAGGAGCTCACCGATGCCGCCTGGGGCGGCAGCGACGCCTTGCCCGGCGAAGCCAAGCTGGGCTGGTGGATGGAGGAACTGCAAGGCTGGCGCCAGGGCCGCCGGCGTCACCCGCTGGGGCTGGCGCTGCAACGCCAGGCCGCGCCCTGGCAGGCCTTGGCCGCGGCGCTGCCGGCGCTGCGCGACAGCCGCGAGCGTCCCGGCGATCGCGGCGAAGCCTTCGATCATCTGTTGCCGGTGGCCGAGGCGATCGGCGCGATCGACGCGGCGCTGTTCGAACCGGTGCCCGGGCAGTTGGCCGAAGCCGCGGTCCCGGCGATCCAGTCGTCGTTGCTCGAAGCCCGGCTGGTGCTGCAGGGCGACGCGGCGGTGCCGCTGAGCGTGGTCGCGCGCGCGATGGCGCGGCCGGGCGAGGGCGCGGCGGCCGAATGGAGCCGCGAACTGCTGGCGCAATGGCCCGACCGCGGCGGCGCGACCGTGCCGCGCCGGCTGTGGACGGCGCTGGCGCACACCCGCCTGCAGCGCGGCGACGCGGCGCGGCCGCTGTCGCCGTGGACCGCGCTGCTGGCGGCCTGGCGCGGCGCCCGCAACTGA
- a CDS encoding phosphoglycolate phosphatase — translation MSAAIAAEAAQAFPKAVLFDLDGTLLDSAPDMLAVANLMRAQHGLGPMPLDDLRAHVSKGSRAMIGAAFPHVEASERDGWVQEFLDLYERELGLHGAPFDGVEPMLAALEAAGRPWGIVTNKPEYLARKLMPLLGWETRCAVLIGGDTLAVRKPDPLPLTVAAQQIGVDPADCVYVGDDERDILAARAAGMASVVALWGYRLAEDDPIAWQGDVLIDAPSELIEAGAWPATR, via the coding sequence ATGAGCGCGGCGATAGCGGCCGAAGCGGCGCAGGCGTTTCCCAAGGCGGTGCTGTTCGACCTGGACGGCACCTTGCTCGACAGCGCGCCGGACATGCTCGCGGTCGCCAACCTCATGCGCGCGCAGCACGGGCTCGGCCCGATGCCGCTCGACGACTTGCGCGCGCACGTGTCGAAGGGCTCGCGGGCGATGATCGGCGCGGCCTTCCCGCACGTCGAGGCGAGCGAGCGCGACGGCTGGGTGCAAGAGTTCCTCGACCTGTACGAACGCGAGCTCGGCCTGCACGGCGCCCCGTTCGACGGGGTCGAACCGATGCTGGCGGCGCTGGAAGCCGCGGGCCGGCCGTGGGGCATCGTCACCAACAAACCCGAATACCTGGCGCGCAAGCTGATGCCGCTGCTGGGCTGGGAAACCCGGTGCGCGGTGCTGATCGGCGGCGACACCCTGGCGGTGCGCAAGCCCGATCCGCTGCCGCTGACCGTCGCCGCGCAGCAGATCGGCGTCGATCCGGCCGATTGCGTGTACGTCGGCGACGACGAACGCGACATCCTCGCCGCGCGCGCCGCCGGCATGGCCTCGGTGGTCGCGCTGTGGGGGTATCGGCTGGCCGAGGACGACCCGATCGCGTGGCAGGGCGATGTCCTGATCGACGCGCCGTCGGAGCTGATCGAGGCAGGCGCATGGCCGGCGACGCGATGA
- the folE2 gene encoding GTP cyclohydrolase FolE2, which yields MTTSHLPHRSTLPDVAFDAAAAARPLDWVGMANIALPLRIATADGGAIQVAASVDVSVDLRDANARGIHMSRMYLQLQTAFASESLTPAGLRRVLQGLVDGQGGISSAARVVLRYEQLLLRPALASQNAGWKRYPVEIDARLIDGHLQLGLRFAVEYSSTCPASAALSRQLNAERFAADFAAVHPLSTAVVSDWLASERGLAATPHAQRSRADVRVDLRPAFDELPLTALIDAIEQALGTPVQTAVKREDEQAFARLNAENLMFCEDAARRVAAALARDPRIERFDAQVSHFESLHAHDAVARVTGEGARD from the coding sequence GTGACTACATCTCATCTGCCCCACCGCTCGACCCTTCCCGACGTCGCCTTCGACGCCGCCGCCGCCGCGCGTCCGCTCGACTGGGTCGGCATGGCGAACATCGCCCTGCCACTGCGCATCGCCACGGCCGACGGCGGCGCGATCCAGGTCGCCGCCTCGGTCGACGTATCGGTCGACCTGCGCGACGCCAACGCGCGCGGCATCCATATGTCGCGCATGTACCTGCAACTGCAGACCGCGTTCGCCAGCGAAAGCCTGACCCCGGCCGGCCTGCGCCGCGTGCTGCAGGGCCTGGTCGACGGCCAGGGCGGCATTTCCAGCGCCGCGCGGGTGGTCCTGCGTTACGAACAATTGCTGCTGCGTCCGGCCCTGGCCAGCCAGAACGCCGGCTGGAAGCGCTACCCGGTCGAGATCGACGCGCGCCTGATCGACGGCCACCTGCAACTGGGCCTGCGCTTCGCGGTCGAGTACTCCAGCACCTGCCCGGCGTCGGCGGCGCTGTCGCGCCAGCTCAATGCCGAACGCTTCGCCGCCGATTTCGCCGCGGTGCATCCGCTGTCGACCGCGGTGGTCAGCGACTGGCTCGCCTCCGAGCGCGGCCTGGCCGCGACCCCGCACGCACAGCGCAGCCGCGCCGACGTGCGCGTCGACCTGCGTCCGGCCTTCGACGAACTGCCGCTGACCGCGTTGATCGACGCGATCGAGCAGGCGCTCGGCACGCCGGTGCAGACCGCGGTCAAGCGCGAGGACGAGCAGGCCTTCGCCCGTCTCAACGCCGAGAACCTGATGTTCTGCGAAGACGCCGCGCGCCGCGTCGCCGCAGCATTGGCGCGCGATCCGCGGATCGAACGCTTCGATGCGCAGGTCTCGCACTTCGAAAGCCTGCACGCGCACGATGCGGTGGCCCGGGTCACCGGCGAGGGCGCGCGCGACTGA
- a CDS encoding dihydroorotase gives MSSTLIVNARLVNEGREYDGDLRIEDGRIGQIGAGLSARGGETVIDAHGRRLLPGMIDDQVHFREPGLEYKADMATESAAAVAGGLTTFMDMPNTSPPTLDAAALEDKYRRAAGRAWGNFGFYLGASNDNLAAIQSLDPRTAPGVKVFMGASTGNMLVDDPVTLDAIFRDVPTPIITHCEDTPMIDAELARYKAKYGDDIPAQFHPDIRSREACKKSTELAISLARRHNTRLHVLHISTADELALFQAGPIEGKRITAETCIHFLRFDRDDYEKLGHLIKCNPAIKDPADREALIRAVAEDVIDVLATDHAPHTLEEKARPYTSAPSGLPLVQFALNAALELVHEGRLTTAQVVDKFAHAPAKLFDVENRGFLREGYAADLVLIDDTPYTVQREDVLSKCGWSPFEGRTFHSRIASTWVNGVLAWDGTSLVGAPNGQRLAFAR, from the coding sequence ATGTCATCGACACTGATCGTCAACGCCCGCCTGGTCAACGAAGGGCGCGAATACGACGGCGACCTGCGCATCGAGGACGGCCGCATCGGCCAGATCGGCGCTGGCCTGTCCGCGCGCGGCGGCGAAACCGTGATCGACGCGCACGGCCGCCGGCTGCTGCCGGGGATGATCGACGACCAGGTGCATTTCCGCGAACCGGGCCTGGAGTACAAGGCCGACATGGCCACCGAGTCGGCCGCGGCGGTGGCCGGCGGCCTGACCACGTTCATGGACATGCCCAACACCAGCCCGCCGACGCTCGACGCGGCCGCGCTGGAAGACAAATACCGCCGCGCGGCCGGACGCGCCTGGGGCAACTTCGGCTTCTATCTGGGCGCCAGCAATGACAACCTCGCCGCGATCCAGTCGCTGGACCCGCGCACCGCGCCGGGTGTGAAAGTGTTCATGGGCGCCTCGACCGGCAACATGCTGGTCGACGATCCGGTCACCCTGGATGCGATCTTCCGCGACGTGCCCACGCCGATCATCACCCATTGCGAAGACACGCCGATGATCGACGCCGAGCTGGCGCGGTACAAGGCGAAGTACGGCGACGACATCCCGGCCCAATTCCATCCCGACATCCGCTCGCGCGAGGCGTGCAAGAAATCGACCGAACTGGCGATCTCGCTGGCGCGCAGGCACAACACCCGCCTGCACGTGCTGCACATCAGCACCGCCGACGAACTGGCGCTGTTCCAGGCCGGCCCGATCGAAGGCAAGCGCATCACCGCCGAGACCTGCATCCACTTCCTGCGCTTCGATCGCGACGACTACGAAAAGCTCGGCCACCTGATCAAGTGCAACCCGGCGATCAAGGACCCGGCCGACCGCGAGGCGCTGATCCGCGCGGTCGCCGAAGACGTGATCGACGTGCTGGCCACCGACCACGCGCCGCACACGCTGGAAGAAAAGGCCCGGCCCTACACCTCGGCGCCCAGCGGCCTGCCGCTGGTGCAGTTCGCGCTCAATGCCGCGCTGGAACTGGTCCACGAAGGCCGCCTGACCACCGCCCAGGTGGTCGACAAGTTCGCCCACGCGCCGGCCAAGCTGTTCGACGTGGAAAACCGCGGCTTCCTGCGCGAGGGCTATGCCGCCGACCTGGTGCTGATCGACGACACCCCGTACACGGTGCAGCGCGAGGACGTGCTGTCGAAGTGCGGCTGGTCGCCGTTCGAGGGCCGCACCTTCCACAGCCGCATCGCGTCGACCTGGGTCAACGGTGTGCTCGCGTGGGACGGCACGTCCCTGGTCGGCGCGCCTAACGGACAGCGATTGGCGTTCGCACGATGA
- the ubiG gene encoding bifunctional 2-polyprenyl-6-hydroxyphenol methylase/3-demethylubiquinol 3-O-methyltransferase UbiG has translation MSAASNASTSSGDSSGTGASHDNFSQAELDKFGALANRWWDPQGPQKPLHALNPVRLDYVAQRAALRGAQVLDVGCGGGLLSEALAGAGAQVSAIDLAPELIKVAKLHRLETGVAVDYRLQSVESLAQERPESFDAITCMEMLEHVPDPTAIVRACAKLLKPGGRLFVSTLNRTPAAFALAIVGAEYLTRLVPKGTHQYRDFIKPSELAAWFRETGLQLEDVSGLMYEPWRNTARITSRTEINYLACAFKPELSA, from the coding sequence ATGAGCGCAGCCAGCAACGCATCGACTTCCTCCGGCGATTCGTCCGGCACCGGCGCGAGCCACGACAATTTCAGCCAGGCCGAACTCGACAAGTTCGGCGCCCTGGCCAACCGCTGGTGGGACCCGCAAGGTCCGCAGAAGCCGCTGCACGCGCTCAATCCGGTGCGCCTGGACTATGTCGCCCAGCGCGCGGCGTTGCGCGGCGCGCAGGTGCTCGACGTGGGCTGCGGCGGCGGACTGCTCAGTGAGGCGCTGGCCGGCGCCGGCGCGCAGGTCAGCGCGATCGACCTGGCGCCCGAGTTGATCAAGGTCGCCAAGCTGCATCGGCTGGAGACCGGCGTGGCGGTGGATTACCGGCTGCAGTCGGTCGAATCGCTGGCGCAAGAGCGGCCGGAAAGTTTCGATGCGATCACGTGCATGGAAATGCTCGAACACGTGCCCGATCCGACCGCGATCGTGCGCGCTTGCGCGAAGCTGCTCAAGCCCGGCGGCCGCCTGTTCGTGTCGACCCTCAACCGCACCCCGGCCGCGTTCGCGCTGGCCATCGTCGGCGCCGAGTACCTGACCCGGCTGGTGCCCAAGGGCACCCATCAATACCGCGACTTCATCAAGCCCTCCGAACTGGCCGCGTGGTTTCGCGAGACCGGCCTGCAGCTGGAAGACGTCAGCGGCCTGATGTACGAGCCGTGGCGCAACACCGCGCGGATCACCTCGCGCACCGAAATCAACTACCTGGCCTGCGCGTTCAAGCCGGAACTCAGCGCATGA
- the yidD gene encoding membrane protein insertion efficiency factor YidD, with protein sequence MIDRLLIALLRGYKRWISPLLGQRCRFHPSCSAYSMEAIGRFGALKGSWLTLKRLGRCHPLHPGGFDPVPPLDPSSDPPSSEPGNHSCHRH encoded by the coding sequence GTGATCGACCGCCTGCTCATCGCCCTGCTTCGCGGCTACAAACGCTGGATCAGCCCGCTGCTCGGCCAACGTTGCCGCTTCCATCCGAGCTGTTCGGCTTATTCGATGGAGGCGATCGGGCGCTTTGGCGCGCTCAAAGGCAGCTGGCTCACGCTCAAGCGACTGGGCCGCTGCCATCCTCTGCATCCAGGCGGCTTCGACCCGGTGCCGCCGCTCGATCCATCCTCCGACCCGCCCTCCTCCGAGCCTGGAAACCACTCATGTCATCGACACTGA